A stretch of the Pseudalkalibacillus hwajinpoensis genome encodes the following:
- a CDS encoding helix-turn-helix domain-containing protein, with translation MARGLLENEAELSKRQLHLLMQVSTIFNSSLDFYSVIQSVIEEAVSAIDAADGGVLFLYDKEQKGLKVAGSTGFRKKTVNEVILRSGESMTGLAYEKEATLHFKISDEVEKAMKTMSHQNASLYHQSAHELPLSTICIPIKKEGTCTGVIVLDRFNGEKGFTEDDIRLVEAISSQAAIALMNANLYQNKEASLQKLKQFNQTVIHQNESLSISVDTHQALSDIGMNEDSFQEICTYLTKSIGKSVAIYDPFGEVKASSQIDWNAEKSLQSIILNHLSTIQNETNELEVVQTDEDSLLFPLGRLSFPLGYLAILSEKLPLTRFEQSAVFHACTVAGLQLMKKESEHKEQQRLAGELLLHLLSPQDDEADLSYLTGRLKTGLNGFFTIALIDVPQEFEQGREEWLRRCIHASIKHLLEKNHQTTLRVTEWGRQIVLLFLQDDERGIESSILTVNQFFQEFNELIASVTTEKICRIGIGKPVRGIRAIDHSFQEAKKTIKFLKRFTFAGYSSWYGEIGALRLLLNNKEEDLASYALEYLSPLLAYEKRRKGELFQTLFVYLSTGQDLKNASEQLHVHVNTMNYRIQRIQEILTINFNDPSDLMNIQVACNIYRYLFEA, from the coding sequence ATGGCGAGGGGTTTACTTGAGAATGAGGCAGAACTTAGCAAAAGGCAGTTGCATTTACTTATGCAAGTTTCTACAATATTTAATTCATCACTAGATTTCTATTCTGTCATTCAGTCTGTTATAGAAGAAGCCGTCTCAGCCATTGATGCAGCTGATGGTGGTGTGCTTTTTCTATACGATAAAGAACAAAAAGGTTTAAAAGTTGCCGGGTCGACAGGGTTTCGAAAGAAGACGGTTAATGAAGTCATTCTCCGTTCAGGTGAGTCGATGACAGGTCTTGCATATGAGAAAGAAGCCACTTTGCACTTCAAAATAAGTGATGAAGTCGAAAAAGCTATGAAGACGATGTCTCATCAAAATGCTAGCCTATATCACCAATCTGCACATGAGCTACCGCTGAGTACAATTTGTATCCCAATTAAAAAAGAAGGTACTTGTACAGGGGTTATAGTGCTCGACCGTTTTAATGGGGAAAAAGGATTTACAGAAGATGATATCCGCCTTGTGGAAGCTATTTCTTCACAGGCGGCCATTGCACTAATGAACGCGAATTTGTATCAGAACAAAGAAGCTTCTTTACAGAAGTTAAAGCAATTTAATCAAACAGTGATTCACCAAAACGAGAGTCTATCGATATCAGTAGATACACACCAGGCACTATCTGACATAGGAATGAATGAAGACTCGTTTCAAGAAATTTGCACGTATCTCACAAAGTCTATCGGAAAGAGCGTAGCCATTTATGATCCATTTGGAGAGGTGAAGGCTTCCAGTCAGATTGATTGGAATGCAGAAAAAAGCTTGCAAAGCATTATTCTTAACCATTTAAGTACGATTCAGAATGAGACAAATGAGTTAGAAGTTGTGCAAACAGACGAAGATTCCTTGCTTTTTCCTCTTGGTCGATTGTCATTTCCGCTCGGTTATCTCGCTATTCTTTCTGAAAAGCTCCCACTTACAAGGTTTGAGCAGTCAGCCGTTTTTCATGCCTGTACAGTTGCGGGTCTTCAGCTAATGAAAAAGGAATCGGAGCATAAAGAACAACAGCGTTTAGCTGGAGAATTACTACTCCATCTTCTATCGCCACAAGATGATGAAGCGGATTTAAGTTACCTTACAGGGCGTTTGAAGACTGGATTAAATGGTTTTTTCACAATCGCTTTAATCGATGTACCTCAGGAGTTTGAACAAGGACGCGAGGAATGGCTTAGAAGATGTATTCATGCATCAATTAAACATTTACTAGAGAAAAATCATCAAACAACTTTGCGTGTTACAGAGTGGGGTCGTCAAATTGTCTTGCTGTTCCTTCAAGATGATGAGAGAGGCATCGAATCATCCATTCTCACTGTTAATCAGTTCTTCCAAGAATTTAATGAGTTGATCGCTTCTGTTACAACTGAAAAAATTTGTAGAATCGGTATTGGAAAACCAGTTAGAGGAATCCGTGCCATTGATCACTCTTTTCAAGAAGCGAAGAAGACGATTAAATTTCTAAAGAGATTTACATTCGCGGGTTATTCTTCATGGTATGGAGAAATTGGGGCGCTTCGACTCTTATTAAACAATAAAGAAGAAGATCTAGCAAGCTATGCCCTTGAGTATCTCTCTCCATTGCTAGCTTATGAAAAACGCCGCAAAGGAGAGCTCTTTCAAACTTTATTTGTTTACTTATCGACCGGCCAAGATTTAAAAAACGCTTCTGAACAGCTCCATGTTCATGTTAATACAATGAATTATCGAATTCAACGCATACAAGAAATACTAACGATTAATTTTAATGATCCTTCTGATCTTATGAATATCCAAGTTGCCTGTAATATTTATCGTTATTTATTTGAAGCCTAG
- a CDS encoding ATP-binding protein, whose protein sequence is MEDLIYDFHFFLILISILMVVSYTYTAFDFHEKVYNIAHSYRQLWIFGSALAMGTGIWILQYLVLLGISTAVSSFYTPWFVIITLVIPVVGSLLSFNIISSKRQLKQLVVASFSLTIVLVFLQLLTSVYLLEEIYRLKDWWKIVIPGLIAFISTICSFWLVYGVSNEKRNSWGKLSGAIVFGLGTLALHYFTMVSSASNSNFKVESYSENTVLQYLVLIGIFIISVLILISVIRGQKLEEQASQLQESERKYHSLVENSPDGIMVLDISGQILNMNPALEKMSGYSSNSTSNKTSFQFVDQRYLKQTLNCFERTKEGIPQKCESAIVHREGHSVHVKLISIPHIVHGKVQGVIVIVEDITEFKETEALLRRSEKLTAVGELAAGVAHEIRNPLTSLKGFATLVYSSSEDDKSKEFLQIMLSEIDRINFIVSEFMLLAKPQEKEFGESDLISLLQHVVALLKSQAILKNIVIRTQYECDHFPILGEENQLKQVFVNVVKNAIEAMPNGGTIFVKVKENEKKEAVITIVDQGVGIPEHQLPRIGEPFYTLKENGTGLGLMVSFSIIDNHNGRMRLTSVEGEGTTVEVILPVYENKLVNV, encoded by the coding sequence ATGGAAGACCTCATCTATGATTTTCATTTTTTTCTTATTTTGATTTCGATCTTAATGGTAGTCAGCTATACTTATACAGCATTTGATTTTCATGAAAAGGTTTACAATATAGCGCATTCATATCGACAGCTATGGATATTTGGTAGTGCATTAGCAATGGGGACAGGGATTTGGATTCTACAGTATCTTGTACTGTTAGGGATATCAACAGCTGTCTCATCCTTTTACACTCCCTGGTTTGTTATCATTACTTTAGTTATTCCTGTTGTTGGATCACTCCTGTCATTCAACATCATTTCATCAAAAAGACAATTGAAACAGTTGGTTGTGGCAAGTTTCTCTCTCACCATTGTTTTGGTTTTTTTGCAATTGTTAACATCTGTCTATTTATTAGAGGAGATTTACCGATTGAAAGATTGGTGGAAAATTGTCATTCCAGGTTTGATCGCTTTCATTTCGACAATCTGTAGTTTTTGGTTAGTTTATGGTGTATCAAATGAAAAGCGGAACTCCTGGGGGAAATTATCAGGGGCAATTGTGTTTGGTCTAGGTACTCTCGCCCTTCATTATTTTACGATGGTTTCTTCGGCTTCAAATTCAAATTTTAAAGTAGAAAGCTACAGTGAAAATACGGTGTTACAGTATCTTGTGTTGATTGGCATATTCATTATTTCTGTTTTAATTTTAATTAGTGTGATTCGAGGTCAAAAGTTAGAAGAACAGGCCTCACAACTTCAGGAGAGTGAGCGGAAATACCACTCACTCGTCGAAAATAGTCCCGATGGTATCATGGTATTAGATATTAGCGGTCAAATACTTAATATGAACCCCGCTTTAGAAAAAATGAGTGGCTACTCATCGAATAGCACAAGTAATAAAACGAGTTTTCAATTCGTGGATCAGCGTTATTTAAAGCAGACGTTGAATTGTTTTGAAAGAACGAAAGAAGGGATTCCGCAAAAGTGTGAATCTGCCATTGTTCATCGAGAAGGTCACTCGGTTCATGTGAAGTTAATTTCAATTCCACATATAGTTCATGGGAAAGTACAGGGTGTTATTGTCATAGTGGAAGATATTACAGAATTTAAAGAAACAGAAGCACTGCTAAGACGCTCAGAGAAATTAACTGCGGTAGGAGAGCTTGCAGCAGGAGTTGCACATGAAATAAGAAATCCTCTTACTTCTTTAAAGGGCTTTGCAACATTAGTTTATAGCTCTTCTGAAGACGATAAATCAAAAGAGTTTCTTCAAATCATGTTATCGGAAATTGATCGCATTAATTTCATCGTGAGCGAATTTATGCTCCTTGCAAAACCTCAAGAGAAAGAGTTTGGAGAAAGTGATCTTATTTCATTGCTTCAGCACGTAGTCGCCCTTCTTAAATCGCAGGCAATCCTGAAGAACATCGTTATTCGAACACAGTATGAGTGTGATCACTTTCCTATTTTAGGAGAAGAAAATCAGCTAAAGCAAGTGTTTGTCAATGTCGTGAAAAACGCTATTGAAGCTATGCCTAATGGCGGCACTATCTTTGTAAAGGTAAAAGAAAACGAGAAAAAAGAAGCGGTTATTACGATTGTAGATCAGGGTGTAGGTATTCCAGAGCACCAATTACCAAGGATCGGAGAACCATTTTATACGTTGAAGGAGAATGGGACTGGACTGGGACTAATGGTTAGTTTTAGCATTATTGATAACCATAACGGGAGAATGCGTTTAACAAGTGTTGAGGGAGAAGGAACTACCGTCGAAGTGATCCTGCCAGTTTATGAGAATAAACTGGTGAACGTTTGA
- a CDS encoding helix-turn-helix domain-containing protein — MNTADKIRKHRLEANLTISELAVKVRIGAGLMQKIEENRYQPDVQTLLKISTALDIPASEFLEKETIEQLEKADT; from the coding sequence ATGAACACAGCAGACAAAATACGTAAGCACCGTTTGGAAGCCAACTTAACCATTTCAGAATTAGCGGTGAAAGTGCGGATTGGAGCGGGACTTATGCAGAAAATAGAAGAAAACCGCTATCAGCCAGACGTTCAAACACTTTTAAAAATATCAACAGCTTTAGATATTCCAGCCTCTGAATTTCTTGAAAAGGAAACAATTGAGCAGTTAGAAAAAGCGGATACCTGA
- a CDS encoding universal stress protein — MSVKHSNILVAVDGSDSAEIAFSKAVELSIQDEASLLIAHVIDTRNFSTFELYDIATERAEDFGKRLLKEYEEKARMAGISNVDTVIEYGSPKAKIARKIAPQNKIDLIVCGATGMNRVERLLMGSVSEHITRHASCDVLVVRGSKVPAEEAEKDEHSRQNT, encoded by the coding sequence ATGAGCGTAAAGCATTCAAACATACTTGTTGCTGTTGACGGTTCTGATTCTGCAGAGATTGCTTTTTCCAAAGCTGTAGAACTTTCGATTCAAGACGAGGCGTCCCTACTGATTGCTCATGTCATTGATACGAGAAATTTCTCAACTTTTGAACTTTACGATATCGCAACGGAACGAGCAGAAGACTTTGGAAAGCGTCTATTAAAGGAGTACGAAGAAAAAGCACGAATGGCAGGAATTTCGAATGTTGATACAGTGATTGAATACGGATCCCCAAAAGCAAAAATCGCAAGAAAGATCGCTCCACAAAATAAAATAGATTTAATTGTTTGCGGAGCAACAGGGATGAATCGCGTAGAAAGATTGCTGATGGGCAGCGTCTCTGAACATATCACTCGTCACGCAAGTTGTGATGTACTCGTCGTAAGAGGAAGTAAAGTACCTGCTGAGGAGGCTGAGAAAGATGAACACAGCAGACAAAATACGTAA
- a CDS encoding metal ABC transporter solute-binding protein, Zn/Mn family: protein MKKWLGYVFGVGLFLIVMSGCSSTETNKDSEGKINVTTTIGQIGDIAENIGKNHVQVDSLMGPGIDPHLYKASQGDINKLSNADVIFYNGLHLEGKMGEIFAKMKGEKPTYPVAEAIPEEKLLITQGNSKAVDPHVWFDIDLWKYAVLEVRDGLIEYDPDHKEDYEKNAEEYLEELTKLQEEAQSKLNEIPEESRVLVTAHDAFQYFGQAYGMEVKGLQGLSTDSEYGLRDVQNLVNVLADQNIKAVFIESSISERSINAVVEGARKKGHEVEIGGELFSDAMGEKGSPEGTYIGMYQHNIETIVEALK, encoded by the coding sequence GTGAAAAAGTGGTTAGGATATGTTTTCGGAGTAGGACTATTTTTGATCGTGATGTCGGGGTGCAGCAGTACTGAGACAAACAAAGATAGTGAAGGAAAAATTAATGTGACGACAACCATCGGGCAAATTGGAGACATTGCAGAAAACATTGGTAAGAACCATGTGCAAGTCGATTCCTTAATGGGTCCTGGTATTGATCCTCACTTATATAAAGCCTCGCAAGGAGACATTAATAAGCTATCGAATGCAGATGTCATTTTCTATAATGGTCTTCATCTAGAAGGGAAAATGGGTGAGATATTTGCGAAGATGAAGGGAGAAAAACCAACCTATCCTGTTGCAGAAGCTATTCCTGAAGAGAAGCTATTAATCACTCAGGGAAATTCAAAAGCCGTTGATCCTCATGTGTGGTTTGATATTGATTTATGGAAATATGCTGTGCTAGAAGTTCGCGACGGATTAATTGAATATGATCCCGATCACAAAGAAGATTACGAGAAAAATGCAGAGGAATATTTAGAAGAGCTAACTAAGCTACAAGAAGAAGCACAATCAAAATTGAATGAAATCCCAGAAGAGAGTCGTGTTCTTGTTACGGCCCACGATGCATTTCAATACTTCGGTCAGGCATATGGCATGGAAGTGAAGGGGCTACAAGGATTAAGTACAGATTCAGAATATGGACTTAGGGATGTTCAAAATCTTGTGAATGTATTAGCAGATCAAAATATTAAGGCTGTATTTATTGAAAGCAGTATCTCAGAACGTTCGATTAATGCAGTCGTTGAAGGAGCAAGAAAAAAAGGTCATGAGGTTGAAATAGGTGGCGAATTGTTCTCGGATGCGATGGGTGAGAAGGGTTCACCTGAGGGGACGTATATAGGCATGTATCAACATAACATTGAAACGATTGTGGAAGCGTTGAAATAG
- a CDS encoding metal ABC transporter ATP-binding protein, which produces MNPIHVSNLTVAYDRKPVLQEVTVEMPEGKLIGVVGPNGAGKSTLIKAILGLIPIASGSVEIYGKSYRTQRKLVGYVPQRGSVDWDFPTNALDVVLMGRYGHIGWFKRPGKKDTAIAMQALDKVGMKEYANRQISQLSGGQQQRVFLARALAQDATVYFMDEPFVGVDAATEKAIISLLNELKAQGKTVLVVHHDLQTVKEYFDWTLLLNKRKIALGPTDEVFTIENLQKTYGGRLSFLDSEVSTPFVVQP; this is translated from the coding sequence ATGAATCCAATTCATGTATCAAATTTAACGGTTGCCTATGACCGTAAGCCTGTACTTCAGGAAGTAACGGTTGAAATGCCAGAAGGAAAGCTAATAGGCGTTGTTGGTCCCAATGGTGCTGGTAAATCAACGTTAATCAAAGCTATTTTAGGGTTAATTCCAATAGCCTCGGGATCTGTAGAAATTTACGGAAAATCATATCGTACTCAGCGAAAACTAGTTGGTTATGTACCACAGCGAGGGTCAGTGGATTGGGATTTCCCTACGAATGCCCTTGATGTCGTATTGATGGGAAGATACGGGCATATCGGCTGGTTTAAACGGCCTGGTAAGAAGGATACTGCTATTGCTATGCAGGCGCTTGATAAAGTGGGCATGAAAGAGTATGCAAATCGGCAGATCAGTCAGCTATCAGGTGGCCAACAACAAAGAGTGTTTCTTGCAAGAGCCCTTGCCCAGGATGCGACAGTTTATTTCATGGATGAACCATTTGTTGGCGTTGATGCAGCTACTGAAAAAGCGATTATCTCACTTTTAAATGAGCTGAAAGCACAGGGAAAGACCGTCCTTGTTGTTCACCATGATTTGCAGACAGTGAAGGAGTATTTTGATTGGACTCTTTTGTTAAATAAAAGAAAAATTGCTCTCGGTCCTACAGATGAAGTATTTACGATTGAAAACTTACAAAAAACATATGGTGGAAGACTATCATTTCTTGATTCTGAGGTCAGCACACCATTTGTAGTTCAACCTTAA
- a CDS encoding metal ABC transporter permease: MLNELLLTLQDANTQWVLLGTILLGVASGVLGSFALLRKQSLIGDAMAHAALPGICIAFLLYGTKSIGWFLVGAAISGLLATYFIQAIINHSRIKEDTAIGLVLSVFFGFGIVLLTKIAQSENGNQSGLDDFIFGQAASLVGNDVRVISGIAIVLLVITWLLFKELKLFTFDRQFAKGIGLPTGFLNALLMTLIVSAVVIGLQAVGVILMAAMLITPAISARYWTDRLDRMVIVAGTIGALSGILGTILSSMANRLPTGPVIVIAATVIFLISLVFAPNRGLLSKGLKLYRVRKSVAKETVFQTMYDLSEEVSLSTTNFAFTIAQLEERRKMPRRKLESILHQLQKEGYVFQQVSGKWRLTELGAYKAHEITMNNRLFEIYTMYEMKFAHLQSKTNDEWHYKDLPAKAVEDLTRLMDVHERALKLNPVHFARGEKYHVKAPSQSTKKRKKEVNSS, from the coding sequence ATGTTAAATGAGCTCCTCCTAACGCTACAGGATGCAAATACACAGTGGGTGCTATTGGGTACAATTCTTCTCGGAGTGGCAAGTGGTGTTCTCGGCAGTTTTGCCCTTCTTAGGAAACAAAGCTTAATTGGTGATGCTATGGCTCATGCAGCACTTCCTGGGATTTGCATTGCTTTTCTACTGTATGGAACAAAATCGATTGGCTGGTTTTTAGTAGGTGCAGCGATATCTGGCTTACTTGCAACCTACTTTATTCAAGCTATTATTAACCATTCGCGTATTAAAGAAGACACGGCGATCGGATTGGTACTCTCAGTGTTTTTTGGATTTGGGATTGTCTTATTAACTAAAATCGCTCAATCTGAAAATGGTAACCAGAGTGGTCTTGATGACTTTATATTCGGTCAGGCAGCATCGCTTGTAGGAAATGACGTTCGAGTTATTTCGGGGATTGCAATCGTGCTCCTCGTGATCACCTGGCTACTCTTTAAAGAATTGAAGCTATTTACATTCGACCGCCAATTCGCAAAAGGAATTGGATTACCTACAGGGTTTCTTAATGCATTATTGATGACACTAATCGTCAGTGCAGTTGTGATTGGTTTACAAGCGGTGGGAGTTATTTTAATGGCCGCTATGCTCATTACTCCTGCAATATCTGCAAGGTATTGGACTGATCGACTTGATCGGATGGTTATAGTAGCGGGAACAATTGGTGCTTTATCCGGAATTCTTGGCACGATATTAAGCTCTATGGCAAATCGACTTCCGACAGGACCTGTCATCGTCATTGCAGCAACGGTTATTTTCTTAATTTCGCTCGTTTTTGCTCCAAACCGAGGGCTTTTATCGAAAGGTTTAAAATTGTATCGCGTTCGTAAAAGTGTTGCTAAGGAAACAGTTTTTCAAACGATGTATGATCTTTCTGAAGAAGTTAGCTTATCCACTACGAATTTTGCGTTCACTATAGCTCAGCTTGAAGAAAGAAGAAAAATGCCACGTCGTAAACTAGAGTCGATTCTACATCAGCTTCAAAAAGAAGGATACGTCTTCCAGCAAGTGAGTGGTAAGTGGCGCCTCACTGAGTTAGGTGCTTATAAGGCGCATGAAATTACAATGAACAATCGACTATTCGAGATTTACACTATGTATGAAATGAAATTTGCTCATCTTCAATCAAAGACAAACGATGAGTGGCATTATAAAGACCTTCCTGCAAAAGCCGTAGAAGATCTTACACGTCTAATGGATGTTCATGAACGGGCGCTTAAGTTAAATCCAGTTCATTTTGCTAGAGGAGAAAAGTATCATGTCAAAGCACCTTCTCAAAGCACAAAAAAGCGTAAGAAGGAGGTGAATTCCTCATGA
- a CDS encoding metal ABC transporter permease, with protein sequence MSYGAWIMLTGSLVGVSCGIIGCFLILRKMAMLADAISHTVLLGIVLAYLVSHSLEGIYMLVGAGIIGLLTAFLVQVLHSSGVQSDAAIGVVFTSLFAFGVILLSAFASKVHLDVNHALMGEITFIPWNTLTIGGMDLGPSAVWMLGSVLVINLILIFTFYKEIKISSFDPAMASAIGIPVMFIHYLLMSMVSITTVASFDSVGAILVVAMLIVPGATAYLLTDKLLVMLIISAGVGVVAAIGGYYAALAWNISISGSMASIAGMMFAITFILSPRHGLLSKVIARKGIIADQS encoded by the coding sequence ATGAGTTATGGAGCATGGATTATGCTTACTGGTTCTTTAGTGGGAGTATCGTGTGGGATCATCGGGTGTTTTTTAATATTACGTAAAATGGCGATGCTTGCTGATGCGATCAGTCACACCGTTTTGCTAGGTATTGTATTGGCATACCTCGTAAGTCATTCACTAGAAGGGATTTATATGCTCGTTGGTGCAGGGATTATAGGTCTATTGACCGCCTTTTTAGTGCAGGTGCTTCATTCAAGCGGTGTGCAATCTGATGCCGCTATCGGTGTAGTGTTTACTTCTCTATTCGCATTCGGAGTTATTCTTCTGTCAGCTTTTGCTAGTAAAGTACACCTTGATGTTAACCACGCTCTTATGGGAGAGATCACCTTTATTCCGTGGAATACGTTAACGATAGGTGGAATGGACCTTGGACCTTCCGCGGTCTGGATGCTTGGAAGTGTGCTGGTGATTAATCTTATTTTGATTTTCACGTTTTATAAAGAGATTAAGATAAGTTCGTTTGATCCTGCGATGGCTTCGGCTATTGGTATTCCAGTTATGTTCATCCATTACCTACTCATGTCAATGGTTTCAATCACGACGGTTGCTTCTTTTGATAGTGTAGGGGCTATTCTAGTCGTAGCCATGCTTATCGTACCGGGAGCTACAGCCTATTTATTGACAGATAAATTACTTGTTATGTTAATCATCAGTGCAGGTGTTGGTGTAGTTGCGGCGATCGGTGGTTATTATGCTGCGCTCGCTTGGAATATTTCGATCTCAGGTTCTATGGCATCGATTGCTGGGATGATGTTTGCGATCACATTTATCCTTTCACCGAGACACGGTTTATTATCAAAAGTCATAGCAAGGAAAGGAATTATCGCTGATCAGTCTTAA
- a CDS encoding DUF1206 domain-containing protein, which produces MDTGTAAKHKAKQASNDVKPWIRGLARMGYAAKGVVYLIIGILALQAAFGPGGKTTDSKGAFATIAGKPFGEALLWVLIVGLIGYSVWKGLQGIKDPDHYGNDTKGILIRIGFVGAGIIHLFLAYNAVSIITRAGSSSSGSKQSMSAKLLGQPFGQWIIGFLGLCLIGFGIYQVIRGYKKSFMKQLKQYEMHDQEEWWGKRAGQIGLAARGVVFTMMGVFFIQTAITANPDKTKGLDGALSELAQQPYGAILLGLVAIGFIAYGIFMFVKGKNRRMQIS; this is translated from the coding sequence ATGGACACTGGTACTGCGGCGAAACACAAAGCAAAACAAGCATCAAATGATGTTAAACCATGGATAAGAGGATTAGCAAGAATGGGGTATGCAGCCAAAGGAGTTGTTTACTTAATAATCGGGATTTTAGCTCTACAGGCAGCATTTGGCCCCGGGGGTAAAACAACTGATTCAAAAGGTGCTTTCGCTACTATTGCAGGAAAGCCATTTGGTGAAGCACTTTTATGGGTTCTCATAGTTGGGTTAATCGGTTATTCCGTATGGAAAGGTCTCCAGGGAATAAAGGATCCAGATCATTATGGTAACGATACGAAAGGCATTTTAATTCGCATTGGATTTGTTGGCGCGGGTATTATTCATTTATTTCTTGCCTATAATGCTGTTTCTATTATTACAAGAGCGGGAAGTTCATCTTCTGGCAGTAAACAATCAATGTCTGCTAAACTATTAGGACAGCCTTTTGGTCAATGGATCATTGGATTTCTTGGGTTATGCTTAATTGGTTTTGGTATTTATCAGGTTATTCGTGGTTACAAGAAATCCTTTATGAAACAGCTTAAGCAGTATGAAATGCACGATCAAGAAGAATGGTGGGGCAAACGTGCTGGACAAATCGGACTTGCAGCACGAGGTGTTGTCTTCACGATGATGGGCGTATTCTTTATTCAGACAGCGATCACGGCTAACCCTGATAAAACTAAGGGGCTCGATGGAGCGCTTTCAGAATTAGCTCAACAACCATATGGTGCTATCTTGCTTGGACTAGTTGCCATTGGATTTATCGCTTATGGCATTTTTATGTTTGTAAAAGGGAAGAATAGAAGAATGCAAATTTCTTAA
- a CDS encoding thioredoxin family protein, whose translation MNQLNQTTLEEARNGIEQNRLYFLYLYGTNCSVCHALLPQVEEVLEDFPQIIREKLNVHEIPEAAGAFSVFTIPVLLLYVEGKESIREARFVNIDSLRSSINRIVTMLD comes from the coding sequence GTGAATCAACTGAATCAGACGACACTTGAAGAAGCAAGAAATGGAATTGAACAGAATCGCTTGTACTTTTTGTATTTGTATGGAACAAATTGCTCTGTATGCCATGCTCTTTTGCCTCAAGTTGAGGAAGTATTAGAGGATTTTCCACAAATCATACGAGAGAAGTTAAACGTTCATGAAATTCCAGAAGCAGCAGGTGCCTTTTCTGTTTTCACCATTCCCGTGCTTTTGTTATATGTGGAAGGAAAAGAAAGCATTAGAGAAGCGCGATTCGTTAATATCGACTCCCTTCGTTCATCGATCAATCGAATTGTTACGATGTTAGATTAG